The DNA region AACCGTGTGCCAGGGGAATTGCTCCACGCAACCGTGCTGCGCTTGCCTGTTGCTGGTTGATTCCGGACTCTGAGATAAACAAAGTGTAACAATTGTCACTTTTTTACCCGCGCCGTACCTCCCCACTAGGTTCAGTTACTTTTTCAATGCGTTACACATCGCACGCGGAAAGGTTGAGAAAGCGGCCTGGCTTCGAGTCTGGGCTGATTCTACCCACTCTTTTCCTGTCACTCTGCTAAAATATCAGGATAAACAGCTCTACCAACATCCTTTCCTAAAACTGGGAGTCAGTTTTTGACAAATCCTCGCTGGTTATTACAAGACTGACCAGTCAGTTTTAGTCAGTTTTGTACTGGTCCGACTCTCCCCACAAGCCGTTCACAAAAACAATCGCCTGTCGTTCAACGCACCGAAGGCCGACAATGACTACATTTAGCAAGGACAAGAAAACCCGCATCCTCAACGCCGCCGCCGCGCAGTTTGCCGAGCGCCCGTTCCACAAGGTCCTCCTGGACGACGTGGCCCGCGCAGCCGGCGTGGGCAAGGGAACGCTTTATCTCTACTTCGAGAGCAAGGACGAGCTCTTTCTCTCCGTCCTGTTCCAGGACTTCGCCGCCCTGGTCGAGCGCCTGGAGGAGAACATTAGAGCCAACGAGGACGATCCGGCCGCGCAGATGTCCGGTCTCATCCACGAGCTCACCCAGCATCTCTACAGCAAGACTGTTTTTTTCGAGCTCTCGCGCGGCGCCATCGTCAACTGCCCCAACAGCGACGAATGGGCCAACAAACGCGCTGAGATGCGCACGCTCATCATGAGCGTCATCAACAACGGCATTGAGAAAGGCGTTTTCAGCGATCCCGATCCCGCGCTCACGGCGAGCTACATCGCGGGGCTCATCCGCTCCGCATGCTTGAACAGGCCCACGGGCACGGCAATGGAGAGCATCTTCGAGCACGCAAGGGATTTTGTTCTGAAGGCATTGCGCGCGGCCTGATCCAGCCCGCCCCGGCTGGCCACGCGGCCCTATCGCAACTTTTTCGCACTCTGGATCTTCGCTCCTCCCGCCGATTTCGACGCTTGCCGTAGCGAGACCGCAGATCAACACGAATTTTCCAAATCGAGGCATACATGAGCGAGACGCAAACAACACCGCCGGAAGTGACAGAAGAGCGGAGACGCCCTGCCCGGAAGCGCATCCTTCTGCTGTCCATCATCGCGGCGGCCGCGGTCTTGATCGGCGCCGTGGGAGTGCCCTTCTACCTCCACGCCATTTCGCACGAATCCACGGACGACGCCTTTCTGGAGGCGCACATCACGAACATCAGCCCCCGGGTGCCCGGCCATATCTCGGCCGTGCATGTGGAGGACAACCAGCAGGTAAAAGAGGGCGACGTGCTGGCCGAGCTCGACTCCCGTGACTACGAGGTTGCGCTGGATGTTGCCCAGGCCAAGCTGGAGTCGGCCAAGGCGGCCGTTTCCGAGGTAAAGGCCGTGGCCTCCGCCGCGAGAAACATTCTGCAGGAAAAAAAAGCCAACTTCGAGTCCGAGCTGGCCGGACTGGAGCAGGTCCGGGCCGAGGTGGCGGAGATGAAGGCCGGGCACGAGCGCGACAGCAACGACCTGGACCGCATGCGCCAGATTGTCCAGGCAGGCGCGGTGAGCCGGCAGGAGTATGACCACGCCAGGGCCCAGGAAGCCATGGCCCGTGCCAAGCTGAACTCCTCCGAGCAGCTTGTGCAGACTCAGGCCGCCAAGATCGCCGAGGCCAAGGCCGCCGTGTTCACCGCTGAAGACGAGCTGCACCAGGCCCAGGCCCAGATGAACGCCCGCGCCGCCCAGCTGCAGGAGGCCGAGGCGCAGGTGGAGCAGGCCAAGCTGGACCTCTCCTATACCCGCATCGTTGCGCCGTGCAGCGGCTACATCACCAAAAAGTCCGTGGAACAGGGCGCGTACATCCAGGCCGGGCAGAACCT from Oceanidesulfovibrio marinus includes:
- a CDS encoding HlyD family secretion protein; this translates as MSETQTTPPEVTEERRRPARKRILLLSIIAAAAVLIGAVGVPFYLHAISHESTDDAFLEAHITNISPRVPGHISAVHVEDNQQVKEGDVLAELDSRDYEVALDVAQAKLESAKAAVSEVKAVASAARNILQEKKANFESELAGLEQVRAEVAEMKAGHERDSNDLDRMRQIVQAGAVSRQEYDHARAQEAMARAKLNSSEQLVQTQAAKIAEAKAAVFTAEDELHQAQAQMNARAAQLQEAEAQVEQAKLDLSYTRIVAPCSGYITKKSVEQGAYIQAGQNLFSIVSPELWVVANYKETQITHIRPGQQVEISVDTYPDVTFTGHVDSIQRGTGSRFSLLPPENAAGNFIKVVQRIPVKIVFDDNKTLQQYVLAPGMSVIPSVDISRQPGAVAGNTGNSSVVSLRP
- a CDS encoding TetR/AcrR family transcriptional regulator yields the protein MTTFSKDKKTRILNAAAAQFAERPFHKVLLDDVARAAGVGKGTLYLYFESKDELFLSVLFQDFAALVERLEENIRANEDDPAAQMSGLIHELTQHLYSKTVFFELSRGAIVNCPNSDEWANKRAEMRTLIMSVINNGIEKGVFSDPDPALTASYIAGLIRSACLNRPTGTAMESIFEHARDFVLKALRAA